One window of Desulfobacca acetoxidans DSM 11109 genomic DNA carries:
- a CDS encoding NUDIX hydrolase, protein MTPQRLRQLFADVRLTHPVTTKGVPAAILIPLFFRGSELMMLFTQRTYLVKHHRGQISYPGGVFDPEDDNLLSTALRESQEEIGLAPEKIDVLGYLNTSLTTTGFLVHSFVGLIPYPYDFKLNTREVARLLSYPVQELLQPHRWRTGPHEWEGRLSSVFYCQMPDTTIWGATAHILVDFLAVLDPKFDPTGFPETSFRVQ, encoded by the coding sequence ATGACCCCCCAACGTCTGCGCCAACTTTTTGCCGATGTCCGGTTAACACATCCGGTGACGACTAAGGGCGTCCCCGCCGCCATCCTCATTCCCCTGTTTTTTAGGGGATCGGAACTGATGATGCTCTTTACTCAGAGGACCTATCTGGTGAAGCATCACCGCGGACAGATTTCCTATCCTGGAGGCGTCTTTGATCCCGAGGACGATAATCTGCTTAGTACTGCTTTACGAGAATCCCAGGAGGAAATCGGACTGGCGCCGGAGAAGATTGACGTTTTGGGTTATTTAAACACCAGTCTGACCACCACCGGGTTCCTGGTGCACAGTTTTGTCGGGCTCATCCCCTATCCCTATGATTTTAAACTCAATACCCGGGAAGTAGCCCGCCTCTTGTCATACCCGGTGCAGGAACTTTTACAGCCTCACCGTTGGCGCACCGGCCCACATGAGTGGGAGGGCAGACTCTCATCGGTTTTTTACTGCCAGATGCCCGACACCACCATCTGGGGCGCCACTGCTCATATTCTTGTCGATTTTCTCGCCGTGCTAGATCCCAAATTCGATCCAACCGGATTTCCGGAAACGAGCTTTCGGGTACAATAA
- a CDS encoding ferritin-like domain-containing protein: MAVRECLILKDLQIAIQMEQDGKKYYDQAAYNAKSEGVRAIFSHLAIGEVYHIQRIQEIYDALEKDPTWTEDMCEFNPPAADASFFADAMAKAEMAAGDADDLKALDIGLSMEQKSIEFYQNLAKQAQDPKERRFLLSLVNEERGHYYYLMDYRNYLADPADWYFIKEMGHVDGG, encoded by the coding sequence ATGGCGGTGCGTGAATGCCTGATTCTTAAGGATTTACAGATAGCTATCCAGATGGAACAGGATGGCAAAAAATATTATGACCAGGCTGCTTACAACGCCAAAAGTGAGGGCGTCAGAGCAATATTCAGCCACTTGGCAATAGGTGAAGTCTATCATATCCAGCGCATCCAGGAAATTTACGATGCCCTGGAAAAAGATCCTACCTGGACGGAAGATATGTGTGAATTTAATCCGCCCGCGGCGGACGCCAGTTTCTTTGCCGATGCGATGGCCAAAGCCGAGATGGCGGCCGGCGATGCCGACGACTTGAAGGCCCTGGATATCGGCCTGTCGATGGAACAGAAAAGCATTGAGTTCTATCAAAATCTGGCGAAGCAGGCCCAGGACCCCAAAGAGCGGCGATTTCTTCTGAGCCTGGTGAACGAGGAACGGGGACACTATTACTATCTCATGGACTACCGCAATTATCTGGCCGACCCGGCGGATTGGTATTTTATCAAAGAGATGGGCCACGTAGACGGGGGTTGA
- a CDS encoding MBL fold metallo-hydrolase, with product MEIVIIGSGTGVPYRRRGAPAAAVKIRGCLVLFDLGAGTLRSMLNYDLNFNDIDILCLSHHHPDHVGDLIPFLFATRYALGYTRQHPFWVLAADGFMNFYGRLQNAFGQWLEPPPGLMQVREFSCDREDEFTLADLRIRTAPVNHIATSLAYRLEAGGKAVVYSGDTDWSDSLINLAQGADVLILEAANPFKVPGHLTPVEAGRLAAQTGVPRLVLTHFYPPCDEMDVVAACAQTYAGEIVRAEDGLCLRV from the coding sequence GTGGAAATTGTCATCATCGGATCCGGGACCGGCGTTCCCTACCGCCGACGGGGAGCGCCAGCGGCGGCGGTGAAAATCCGGGGCTGTTTGGTTCTCTTCGATCTGGGAGCCGGGACGCTGCGGTCAATGCTGAATTATGATCTAAATTTTAATGATATCGACATTCTCTGTCTCAGCCACCACCATCCGGATCATGTGGGCGATCTTATCCCCTTTCTCTTTGCCACCCGCTATGCCTTGGGCTATACCCGCCAGCATCCCTTTTGGGTTCTGGCCGCCGATGGGTTCATGAATTTTTACGGCCGCCTGCAAAACGCCTTTGGCCAATGGCTGGAGCCGCCTCCCGGTCTGATGCAGGTCCGGGAATTCTCTTGCGACCGGGAAGACGAGTTTACTTTAGCCGACCTCCGGATCAGAACTGCGCCCGTCAACCACATCGCCACCAGCCTGGCCTATAGGCTGGAGGCGGGCGGTAAGGCAGTGGTTTATTCCGGTGATACCGACTGGAGCGACTCTCTCATCAACCTGGCGCAGGGGGCCGATGTCTTGATCCTGGAGGCTGCCAATCCCTTCAAGGTCCCCGGTCATTTAACGCCGGTGGAGGCCGGCCGTCTGGCGGCTCAAACCGGAGTTCCCCGGCTGGTGTTGACCCATTTTTATCCCCCTTGTGATGAGATGGATGTGGTGGCGGCCTGCGCCCAGACGTATGCCGGTGAGATCGTCAGAGCCGAGGATGGACTGTGTCTGCGGGTTTGA
- a CDS encoding phasin family protein — MEEFWKKTLSFGLGVFDFTKEKVEKLVDEMIKRGELSSQEGSRAVEELLEKAEKEQTAFWIKIREFVQRIVSEMSLVRRSDFKSLEERVADLEKRLQELNLPPRPPSID; from the coding sequence ATGGAAGAGTTTTGGAAGAAGACTCTGAGCTTCGGTCTGGGGGTCTTTGATTTTACAAAAGAAAAAGTGGAAAAATTAGTCGATGAGATGATCAAGCGGGGCGAACTGAGTTCCCAAGAAGGTTCACGGGCAGTCGAAGAGCTACTGGAGAAGGCGGAAAAGGAGCAGACGGCTTTTTGGATCAAAATAAGGGAGTTTGTGCAGCGAATTGTTTCCGAGATGTCTCTGGTGCGCCGGAGCGATTTCAAGTCCTTGGAAGAGAGAGTAGCCGATCTGGAAAAAAGACTGCAGGAGTTAAATCTACCACCCCGACCCCCATCCATTGACTAG
- a CDS encoding polyprenyl synthetase family protein: MKLRHKMILQRLQPDIDRINLALSGNLATHVRLISEVWDHILISGGKRIRPLLFILAARMCGCRGDHLPDIGAIFEYLHAATLLHDDVVDAATERRGQSSANTIWGNQAVILVGDFLLSKALSIAVETRQIRIIEVLAQTTTYMAEGEVLQLVNTGRLEMTEEEYFDVITRKTAKLMSAACQIGAILGGVDGRLEAAMADFGLNLGITFQLIDDILDFTGNAKEMGKPICNDLKEGKITLPFIHTLRQLGPTEQQSLGHLVRESDAARIAQELLPLMQRHGSIDYARRLAQEYTNAAKENLALFPSSPEKSLFLEVTDILVNRTF; encoded by the coding sequence GTGAAATTGCGTCATAAAATGATCCTGCAACGCCTGCAGCCGGATATCGACCGGATCAATCTGGCCCTGTCCGGAAACTTGGCTACCCATGTACGGCTCATCTCCGAAGTCTGGGATCATATCCTGATCTCCGGGGGGAAGCGCATCCGGCCACTGCTGTTTATTCTGGCAGCCCGCATGTGCGGCTGCCGCGGGGATCATCTCCCGGATATTGGCGCCATTTTTGAGTATTTGCATGCAGCCACACTGCTGCATGATGATGTGGTGGATGCGGCGACGGAGCGTCGGGGGCAGTCCTCCGCTAACACGATCTGGGGTAATCAGGCTGTTATCCTCGTGGGTGATTTTCTCCTCTCCAAAGCCCTGAGCATTGCGGTGGAGACCAGACAGATACGGATAATAGAGGTTTTGGCTCAAACCACCACCTATATGGCGGAAGGAGAAGTGCTACAACTGGTGAATACCGGCCGCCTGGAGATGACGGAGGAGGAATACTTTGACGTCATCACTCGCAAAACCGCTAAACTCATGTCAGCAGCCTGCCAGATCGGCGCTATTCTAGGCGGGGTGGATGGTCGGCTGGAGGCTGCGATGGCGGATTTTGGCCTCAACCTAGGGATAACCTTCCAACTTATAGACGACATCTTAGACTTTACCGGCAACGCCAAAGAAATGGGCAAGCCGATCTGCAATGACCTAAAAGAAGGCAAGATCACCCTTCCCTTTATTCATACTCTGCGCCAGTTGGGACCGACAGAGCAGCAGAGTTTAGGGCATCTGGTCCGGGAGAGCGACGCGGCCAGGATTGCTCAAGAACTCCTGCCGCTTATGCAAAGGCATGGCTCAATTGATTACGCCAGACGCCTGGCTCAAGAGTATACCAACGCCGCAAAAGAAAACCTGGCCCTTTTTCCCTCCTCCCCGGAAAAATCCCTCTTTTTAGAAGTCACGGACATCCTGGTCAATCGGACTTTTTGA
- the rimO gene encoding 30S ribosomal protein S12 methylthiotransferase RimO — MSGRQKTPPNTLRRLYPVSLGCAKNRVDTEIMLALLEAAGYQVVSRPQEADLMLVNTCGFITPACQEAIDTILELAAYKQDQPEKQLVVTGCLVQRYQQELLDLLPEVDIFLGVNDFPRIVEVIRARSTTGRLHCQDGWQDYELIWPRHLTTPFYSAYLKIAEGCSHHCTYCTIPQIRGPYRSRPLSTLVAEAKQLAAQGVRELNLVAQDTTAYGVDQGGRLLLPELLRQLAGIAALQWIRLLYGHPARVTPELLRVMADHPQICPYFDLPVQHVSDRLLHRMGRGYRQKDLWETLARIRTIIPAATLRTSVIVGFPGEREQDFAELCQVTAQMEFDHLGVFAYQPEEGTPAAKMAESVTPREANRRARRLRSLQARLNRKKLRRLKGTIQPVLIEGHSEETELLLRGRLAGQAPEADGQVYINAGWAELGRLTPVRITKTYTYDLLGEVVGGQTACSEIEKNLTSWPDHVSI; from the coding sequence ATGAGTGGCCGCCAAAAAACGCCCCCGAACACGTTGCGACGGCTCTATCCGGTAAGCCTGGGCTGCGCCAAGAATCGGGTGGACACTGAAATCATGTTGGCCCTGTTAGAAGCAGCGGGATACCAGGTTGTTTCCCGGCCCCAGGAGGCCGACCTGATGTTGGTAAACACCTGTGGTTTCATCACCCCAGCCTGTCAAGAGGCCATTGATACCATCCTGGAACTGGCAGCATACAAACAGGATCAACCGGAGAAACAATTGGTAGTAACCGGCTGCCTGGTACAGCGCTATCAACAAGAACTGCTAGACCTGTTGCCGGAGGTGGATATTTTTTTAGGGGTTAACGATTTCCCTCGAATTGTGGAGGTGATAAGAGCGAGGTCAACCACGGGGCGATTACACTGCCAGGACGGTTGGCAGGATTATGAGCTGATCTGGCCCCGGCATCTGACGACCCCCTTCTACAGCGCTTACCTCAAAATCGCCGAGGGTTGTAGCCACCACTGTACATATTGCACTATTCCTCAGATTCGGGGCCCTTACCGTAGCCGACCTCTTTCCACCCTGGTAGCGGAAGCTAAGCAATTGGCGGCGCAAGGGGTCCGCGAACTCAATCTGGTGGCCCAGGACACCACTGCCTACGGAGTCGATCAGGGAGGACGTCTGCTACTGCCGGAACTGCTGCGGCAACTGGCTGGCATCGCTGCCTTGCAGTGGATTCGCCTGCTCTATGGTCATCCGGCCCGAGTGACCCCGGAACTCCTCCGAGTGATGGCGGATCACCCCCAAATCTGCCCATATTTCGATCTGCCGGTGCAGCACGTCAGCGACCGTCTGTTGCATCGGATGGGGCGAGGTTACCGCCAAAAAGATCTCTGGGAAACGCTGGCGCGGATCAGGACCATAATTCCCGCGGCAACACTGCGAACCTCGGTAATCGTCGGCTTTCCGGGTGAGAGGGAGCAGGATTTTGCCGAACTCTGCCAGGTAACCGCCCAGATGGAGTTTGACCACCTCGGAGTCTTTGCCTACCAACCCGAGGAAGGGACGCCAGCAGCCAAAATGGCGGAATCGGTGACCCCCCGAGAAGCCAACCGGCGAGCCAGACGCTTAAGGTCTTTGCAGGCTAGATTAAATAGAAAAAAACTGAGACGTCTTAAAGGAACGATCCAGCCGGTTCTCATAGAAGGCCATAGCGAAGAAACCGAGCTGTTGCTGCGCGGCCGTTTGGCGGGACAGGCGCCGGAAGCGGATGGACAGGTCTATATCAATGCCGGCTGGGCTGAGTTGGGCCGTCTAACGCCGGTTCGCATAACCAAGACCTATACCTATGACCTGTTAGGAGAAGTCGTCGGTGGCCAGACCGCATGCTCCGAAATTGAGAAAAATTTGACAAGCTGGCCCGATCACGTTAGTATATAA
- a CDS encoding lytic transglycosylase domain-containing protein, producing the protein MKRFGILFVALLWLLYGCGGKREIVSQPEPLEPAQTEDQYAFEDEKEEPLTGSLSTQRLEELYGKASVPGLDEALSQEMKKWEMQKTFDMPIQVNKQVRNYIYYFSTDRKKIFSRYLARSSRYLPMIKKVFAEYGLPEDLAYLAMIESGYNNRAKSHASAVGMWQFIKGTGVRYGLSIDSYLDERRDPEKSTRAAASYLLDLYKQFGSWYLAAASYNCGEGRVQKEIKRNTHLKNFWELSGNYSLPSETQNYVPQMIAATIIAKSPEKYGFKNIPYQPPLKYDLVKVTEATSLQAAAIAVATNSEEIDALNPELLRGVTPPSYQAYLLKVPPGKKEAFTTNIAMARAQFPVGATYAARRDRGEDFSGERSRRTAKTSRSYASRAKRSKRTMAAARSRYVEEPSPKEEPNLCYSVKQGDTLSKIAKRYNTTQAKIAALNNLPKDGTVKRRQVLLVAANDTKSAKEPARSSSKEVARSVEKNDGPVTASMFPNFNSTKKSKANTRAAKSTVQASKSKSGSNKPTPTIARKESGNSKTKKKKNGSDKT; encoded by the coding sequence ATGAAAAGATTCGGAATCCTTTTTGTGGCCCTTTTATGGCTGCTCTATGGTTGTGGTGGCAAACGTGAAATAGTCTCTCAGCCTGAACCTCTTGAACCCGCCCAGACGGAAGACCAATACGCTTTCGAAGACGAAAAAGAAGAACCGCTTACCGGCTCTCTAAGCACTCAACGGTTGGAGGAGCTCTATGGTAAGGCCTCTGTTCCCGGTCTGGATGAGGCCCTGTCCCAGGAAATGAAAAAATGGGAGATGCAAAAGACTTTTGATATGCCCATCCAGGTCAATAAACAGGTGCGCAATTATATCTACTATTTTTCTACTGACCGCAAGAAAATCTTTAGCCGCTATCTGGCCCGGTCCAGCCGCTACCTGCCCATGATCAAAAAAGTCTTTGCCGAATACGGTCTGCCCGAAGACTTGGCTTACCTGGCCATGATTGAGAGTGGTTATAACAACCGAGCCAAGTCCCACGCCAGCGCCGTGGGGATGTGGCAGTTTATCAAGGGCACGGGTGTCCGTTACGGCCTTAGTATCGACAGTTACCTGGATGAACGTCGGGATCCCGAGAAATCTACGCGGGCCGCGGCTTCTTACCTTCTGGATCTCTATAAACAGTTTGGCTCCTGGTATCTGGCCGCTGCCAGTTACAATTGCGGCGAGGGTCGGGTCCAGAAAGAGATCAAGCGGAACACCCATTTGAAAAATTTTTGGGAGCTTTCGGGAAATTACAGCCTGCCCAGCGAAACCCAGAACTACGTTCCCCAAATGATCGCCGCCACGATTATCGCTAAGAGTCCGGAAAAATACGGTTTTAAAAATATTCCCTACCAGCCGCCTTTGAAATATGATCTAGTCAAAGTCACCGAAGCTACCTCGCTACAGGCGGCGGCCATAGCAGTGGCCACGAATTCGGAGGAAATCGATGCCTTGAACCCGGAACTCTTGCGCGGGGTCACGCCGCCGAGCTATCAGGCCTACCTCCTTAAGGTCCCCCCCGGTAAAAAAGAGGCCTTTACTACAAATATTGCCATGGCCCGCGCCCAGTTTCCGGTCGGCGCCACCTATGCTGCACGTCGGGATAGAGGCGAGGACTTTTCTGGCGAGCGGTCTCGGCGCACGGCAAAAACCTCCCGGTCTTACGCCTCTCGAGCTAAAAGGTCGAAAAGGACCATGGCGGCTGCCAGATCGAGGTATGTGGAAGAGCCCTCTCCTAAAGAAGAGCCAAACCTCTGCTATAGCGTCAAGCAAGGCGATACGTTATCTAAGATCGCCAAGAGATACAATACCACCCAGGCGAAGATTGCTGCTCTGAACAACCTCCCCAAAGATGGCACGGTCAAACGTCGACAGGTGCTCCTGGTAGCTGCTAATGATACGAAGTCAGCTAAAGAACCTGCCCGTTCTTCGTCCAAAGAGGTTGCCCGTTCTGTCGAAAAAAATGACGGCCCCGTGACTGCAAGCATGTTTCCCAATTTCAACAGTACCAAGAAGTCCAAAGCTAATACCCGAGCTGCTAAGAGCACGGTTCAGGCGTCCAAATCGAAATCAGGCAGCAACAAGCCGACTCCGACAATAGCCAGAAAAGAATCCGGAAACTCAAAAACCAAAAAGAAAAAGAACGGCTCGGATAAAACGTAA
- a CDS encoding carbon-nitrogen hydrolase family protein, with product MWAAVIQMQSIGDLNYNCERAHRLVEAAAGRGAKLIALPEYFSCLGPPESIRAHAQLLDGPLVQGFQQQARDKGVFLLLGSIPERSAESEKIYNTAVLLQPSGEILACYRKIHLFDIDIPGRVRFRESDHILPGKEIIATALPGEEFTVGLTICYDLRFPELFRALVSRGAEIILTPAAFSQVTGRDHWEVLLRARAIENQTYILAPAQYPHPAQSLRTYGRSLIVDPWGVVLAQAADREDIIYADLDRRHLQRLRVELPCLASRCL from the coding sequence ATGTGGGCGGCAGTCATTCAAATGCAGAGCATCGGGGATTTGAACTATAATTGCGAGCGGGCCCACCGTTTGGTCGAGGCGGCAGCCGGCCGCGGGGCGAAGCTCATTGCCCTGCCGGAGTATTTTTCCTGTCTGGGTCCGCCCGAGTCTATTAGAGCTCACGCCCAATTATTAGATGGCCCTTTGGTCCAGGGATTTCAGCAACAGGCACGAGATAAAGGGGTGTTTTTGCTATTGGGCAGTATCCCGGAAAGGTCGGCGGAGTCGGAAAAGATCTATAATACCGCCGTACTCTTGCAGCCCAGTGGCGAGATCTTGGCCTGCTATCGCAAGATTCATCTTTTCGATATTGATATCCCAGGCAGGGTCAGGTTTCGGGAATCCGACCACATTCTGCCGGGTAAGGAGATCATTGCCACCGCCCTTCCAGGCGAAGAGTTCACCGTAGGTCTGACGATCTGCTATGATCTCAGATTCCCAGAGCTCTTCCGGGCTCTAGTAAGCCGGGGGGCGGAGATTATTTTGACACCGGCAGCCTTCTCGCAGGTTACCGGCAGAGATCACTGGGAGGTGCTGCTGCGGGCTCGGGCTATCGAGAATCAGACTTATATACTGGCTCCGGCACAATATCCCCATCCTGCACAGAGTTTAAGAACCTATGGCCGTTCTCTGATTGTTGACCCCTGGGGAGTGGTTTTGGCCCAAGCCGCGGATCGGGAGGACATTATCTACGCCGATCTGGACCGTCGGCATCTGCAGCGGTTGCGGGTCGAACTCCCCTGTTTAGCGAGTCGATGTCTCTAG
- the mutL gene encoding DNA mismatch repair endonuclease MutL, producing MNRIGILAPEVASKIAAGEVITRPASVVKELVENALDAGARSITVEIEEGGCRQIRVTDNGCGMWPQEAPLSLQRHATSKIRQDTDLLHLKTMGFRGEALPSIAAISRLEMCSRSRELDLGCRLTVEGGSIREQVPWAGPAGTHVTVTDLFYNTPARRKFLRSKAAEQGRIVELIRHLALGYPEIHLHLLAQGKTLLHTPAHTDVRERLAALLGLEWAEKMLTLNLSGQGMRITGLVSGPDQHVATGRYQFLLINRRIVADRLLMGALRQAYQGLLPRGRHPVVVLNLEAAPDQVDINVHPTKAEVRFKEGGRVYALTLSAMQQALQPTQTAGRQEFASSWRPQAPNRTEEARPAELFPHLPPLPTAAVTAPQPLEPPPMPGLPEAGAPSANWRFAELKIIGQLQETYILAQAPDGLLIVDQHAAHERILFENLSQSWGKSGARQTLLFPVTLELDAASAAWSIDHLPVLQAAGMELEPFGGNTFLLRTVPTCLSGQDLESLAPEMIAELSPIKSSGDGETLRRQLLLTMSCRGAIKAGQSLSPEEMHHLLAQLDQLTVSSHCPHGRPLWRLLTMPEIRQNFRRPR from the coding sequence ATGAACCGGATCGGGATTTTAGCGCCCGAGGTGGCCAGCAAGATCGCGGCGGGTGAGGTAATCACCCGACCGGCTTCGGTAGTCAAAGAACTGGTGGAAAACGCCCTGGACGCTGGCGCCAGGAGCATCACGGTGGAGATTGAAGAGGGCGGCTGCCGTCAGATCCGGGTGACGGACAATGGCTGCGGCATGTGGCCCCAGGAAGCGCCTTTGAGCCTGCAGCGGCATGCCACCAGTAAAATCAGGCAGGACACCGATCTGCTGCATTTGAAGACCATGGGTTTCCGGGGAGAGGCCCTACCCAGTATCGCCGCCATCTCACGACTGGAGATGTGCAGCCGCTCTCGGGAATTAGACTTGGGTTGCCGCCTCACGGTGGAAGGAGGTTCGATCCGGGAGCAGGTCCCCTGGGCCGGACCGGCGGGAACACACGTAACGGTGACTGACTTATTCTATAATACCCCGGCCCGGCGGAAGTTTTTACGCAGCAAGGCGGCGGAACAGGGGCGGATTGTGGAACTGATACGCCATCTGGCCCTCGGGTATCCGGAAATCCATCTGCACCTTCTAGCCCAAGGTAAAACGCTGCTGCACACTCCGGCCCACACCGATGTGAGAGAGCGTCTGGCCGCCCTCCTCGGACTGGAGTGGGCCGAGAAGATGCTGACCCTGAATCTGTCGGGACAGGGGATGCGGATAACCGGTTTGGTCTCCGGTCCGGACCAGCATGTAGCCACCGGCAGGTATCAGTTCCTGTTAATCAACCGCCGGATAGTGGCCGACCGCCTGCTAATGGGAGCGCTGCGTCAAGCCTATCAGGGTCTCCTGCCGCGCGGCAGGCATCCGGTAGTTGTCTTGAACCTGGAGGCTGCCCCAGATCAGGTGGATATCAACGTTCACCCGACCAAGGCCGAGGTACGTTTTAAAGAGGGTGGCCGGGTCTACGCCCTGACGTTGAGTGCGATGCAGCAGGCGCTACAGCCGACCCAGACTGCGGGGAGGCAGGAGTTTGCCTCCTCCTGGCGGCCACAAGCGCCCAACCGGACAGAAGAGGCCAGACCGGCGGAGCTCTTCCCACACCTGCCACCACTGCCCACCGCCGCAGTGACGGCACCGCAGCCTTTGGAACCACCCCCAATGCCAGGGCTTCCGGAAGCAGGAGCACCATCCGCGAACTGGCGTTTTGCGGAACTGAAAATTATAGGCCAGTTGCAGGAAACCTATATTTTGGCCCAGGCACCGGATGGCCTATTGATTGTTGATCAACATGCCGCCCATGAGCGGATTCTGTTCGAGAACTTAAGTCAATCCTGGGGGAAATCAGGCGCCCGGCAGACCTTGCTTTTTCCTGTGACACTAGAGCTGGACGCCGCCAGCGCCGCCTGGTCAATAGACCATCTGCCGGTGCTCCAGGCAGCCGGAATGGAGTTGGAGCCTTTCGGAGGCAATACTTTTTTGCTGCGAACTGTTCCAACCTGTCTTTCAGGACAGGACCTGGAATCATTGGCGCCGGAGATGATTGCCGAACTGTCCCCGATCAAAAGCAGCGGAGACGGCGAGACCCTCCGCCGCCAACTGCTGCTGACCATGTCCTGCCGGGGAGCGATAAAAGCCGGCCAGAGCCTGAGTCCGGAGGAGATGCACCACCTGCTGGCGCAATTAGACCAACTGACTGTTTCTTCTCATTGCCCTCATGGGCGGCCCCTCTGGAGGTTGCTCACGATGCCGGAAATCCGCCAGAACTTCCGCCGTCCGCGGTGA
- the rph gene encoding ribonuclease PH encodes MRSEGRRLDELRQVKITPRYLSQAEGAVLISLGRTWVICTATVEERVPAFLQDSGQGWVTAEYDMLPRATHSRHPRSANLGKPSSRSQEIQRLIGRSLRAVVDLDALGERTIVLDCDVIQADGGTRTAAITGAFVALCEALAGLQRQEIIATLPVLDQVAAVSVGLANDQILVDLDYQEDSRAEVDANFVVTGRGQLVEVQATGERGPFRPALLLEMLERAQPALQRLRQAQEKALRPWMSLPW; translated from the coding sequence ATTCGCTCCGAAGGAAGGCGTTTAGATGAGCTGCGGCAGGTCAAGATCACCCCGCGCTACCTTTCCCAGGCCGAAGGGGCTGTCCTTATCAGCCTCGGCCGCACTTGGGTAATCTGCACTGCCACCGTGGAAGAGCGGGTTCCCGCTTTTCTCCAGGATTCCGGACAGGGTTGGGTGACTGCCGAATATGACATGCTGCCCCGCGCCACCCACAGCCGCCACCCGAGATCGGCCAACCTCGGGAAACCGAGCAGCCGCAGCCAGGAGATACAGCGGCTTATCGGCCGTTCGCTGCGCGCCGTGGTCGATCTCGACGCCCTGGGGGAGCGGACTATCGTCCTGGACTGCGATGTCATCCAGGCCGACGGCGGTACCCGCACCGCCGCTATCACCGGCGCCTTCGTGGCCCTTTGCGAAGCCTTGGCCGGCCTCCAGCGTCAGGAGATAATCGCCACTTTACCGGTCCTTGATCAGGTAGCGGCTGTGAGTGTGGGACTCGCCAATGACCAGATACTCGTCGACCTGGATTATCAGGAAGATTCCCGCGCCGAAGTCGACGCCAATTTCGTTGTCACCGGTCGCGGCCAGCTTGTGGAGGTGCAGGCGACCGGAGAGAGAGGTCCATTTCGACCGGCCCTGCTACTGGAAATGTTGGAGCGGGCCCAGCCGGCATTACAGCGTCTGCGTCAGGCGCAGGAGAAGGCTCTACGCCCATGGATGTCCCTGCCGTGGTGA
- a CDS encoding XTP/dITP diphosphatase: MDVPAVVIATRNAGKIRELRVLLAEINLSLLTLADFPECPEVVEDGDTFLANAAKKAQAIAACTGLPALADDSGLEVAALGGRPGVFSARYGADRTAPQPHTDADNYVKLLEEMADIPWEQRRARFVCCIVVAFPGGRQVITEGVCQGFIDFEPKGAGGFGYDPVFWLPQYNRTMAEVGLEVKNQISHRAQALKEMQAILADLLHREPSLFQPATPIGT; encoded by the coding sequence ATGGATGTCCCTGCCGTGGTGATCGCTACCCGCAACGCCGGAAAGATCCGGGAACTACGCGTCCTGTTAGCCGAGATCAATCTGTCACTCTTGACCTTGGCGGATTTCCCGGAGTGCCCCGAAGTGGTGGAAGATGGCGACACCTTTTTAGCCAACGCCGCCAAAAAAGCCCAGGCCATAGCCGCCTGCACCGGTCTGCCGGCCCTGGCCGACGACTCGGGTCTTGAGGTAGCAGCTCTCGGTGGCCGCCCCGGAGTGTTTTCAGCCCGCTACGGCGCCGACCGGACCGCGCCGCAACCGCATACGGATGCCGATAATTACGTCAAACTTCTGGAAGAGATGGCCGACATTCCCTGGGAACAGCGCCGGGCCCGATTTGTCTGCTGTATCGTAGTGGCCTTCCCCGGCGGGCGGCAGGTCATTACTGAGGGCGTCTGCCAGGGCTTTATTGATTTCGAGCCCAAGGGGGCCGGGGGGTTCGGCTACGACCCGGTTTTCTGGCTGCCGCAGTATAACCGTACTATGGCCGAAGTCGGGCTGGAAGTGAAAAATCAGATCAGCCACCGGGCCCAGGCCCTCAAAGAGATGCAAGCAATCCTGGCGGACCTCCTCCACCGGGAACCCTCGCTTTTTCAACCCGCCACACCTATCGGGACGTAG